TCGAGAGTGGCGTCCAAAGAGGGGGTGAGCTACGGCTACTCATACGAGTCGCTCGGGGCGGACAAGAAGGACCGAAAGATGGAGCCCTTCGTCGTAACTTTAGAACCCGGCACCGTAAAGAAGGTCAAACAGTCCACCCACGACGGCGAGGAGTTCATCTTCGTCCTCGAGGGGGAGATGGAGGTAACCCTCGGCGACCACTCCGACATCCTCTCCCCCGGAGACTCAATCTACTACGACTCCACGATCCCCCACAAGGTGACGGCGGTGGGGGAGACCCCCACGAAGATTCTCGCCGTACTCTTCACGGGCGAAAAGTAGAGGCCTGCAAATTTTTTAGGCCTGATTCCAAAACCTCAAATCAATAAAGCCTCATTACAAAAAAGGACATTTTA
The nucleotide sequence above comes from Candidatus Zymogenus saltonus. Encoded proteins:
- a CDS encoding cupin domain-containing protein, whose translation is MTEDLKVGEKIKLLREKMNLSLSDLADRSGFSTAIISQIENHMISPPLGTIIKLSKALEVQPGYFFKEKPTSPYVIVREDDRKEVSRVASKEGVSYGYSYESLGADKKDRKMEPFVVTLEPGTVKKVKQSTHDGEEFIFVLEGEMEVTLGDHSDILSPGDSIYYDSTIPHKVTAVGETPTKILAVLFTGEK